The following nucleotide sequence is from Azoarcus sp. CIB.
CATGTTGAGCGTGCGCGACGGGATGGGCACCACGACGCGTATCGTCAGCCCCTCGCCCGTGCGGCTGTCGACGACGTGGTAGCGCTGCGTCTGGCGGGCCTCGCGCAGCTGCGCCGCGCTGGGCAGCTCGGGAAAGAGTCCCCCGAGGCCGTCCGAGACGGTCACCACGACCTGCCCCGAAGGCCCGATCACGGTCGCGCTGGCGACGCCCGCCTGTTCGCGCAGACGATTGAGCAGGGTCGGCGGCACGGGCTCGACTCCCTCGAGATCGAGCGCCATGTCGCGCGCCTTGTCGCTCACCTGGCTGGTTAGATAGTCGAGCGCATTCTGCCCCAGCGCGATGCCACCCTCGAGCGCCGAATCGACGCGCACGTCGAACCACGACTCGATGCTGCGCACCACGAACTGCAGCGACACGGCATACACCACGACGCCGGGCACCAGCGCCATCAGCGCGAACATCAGCATCAGGCGGTACTTCAGGCGCGACCCGAACTGGCGTGTGCGGTACTCGCGCCACAGGCGGCGCAACTGGAAGGCGACAAGCCCGAGCAGTGCGACGACGATCGCACCGTTGATCGCCAGCAGGTAGCGATAACTCTCCGCGAAGAGGTCCGTATTCGAGGTCGCCGACGCGAGCAGGAAGAGCGAGATGCCGGCGATCGCCGCGACGACGACGAGGAGCGTGCGCTTCATGGCGTGGCGCCTGCGAGGAAGGACCAGCGCTGCCAGTCGGTGGCGAGGTTCCAGTCTCGGCTGCCGATCGCGGTCACCTGAAAGGGCTTGGGCAACAGGTTGGTTTCGAGCTGGAAGCGCAGCGCGGCACGGTACGTAGTGCCGGTCTTGAGGTCGCCCGCGGGCGCGATCAGCCAGTTGCGGATGCGCTGCATCGTGCGCACCGCGGACTCCAGCGTTTCGAAACTCTGGTGGAAGTTGCCGACCGACAGGCGGTAGCTGCGCGCGATCGCGTTGTAGGTAAGACGGAAATTAAGCGTGCGGTCCG
It contains:
- a CDS encoding DUF4390 domain-containing protein — protein: MKRALAAVALCLLVPLAALAEGRIDYAEIVVGDEGYVVNADIDLELNPRLVEAVNRGVSLYFSAQFVVERDRWYWLDEVVADRTLNFRLTYNAIARSYRLSVGNFHQSFETLESAVRTMQRIRNWLIAPAGDLKTGTTYRAALRFQLETNLLPKPFQVTAIGSRDWNLATDWQRWSFLAGATP